From the genome of Thiovibrio frasassiensis:
AGGACAGTTCCTCTTTCTCCAAAGGCCAAGGAAATTTTAGAAAGCCTTCCCCGTCGGATCGATGGAAGCGTCTGGGGGATGGCAGAGGACAGCATCACCCAAGCCTTTGGCCGGATATGCCAGCGGGCGGGAATTGACGACCTGCGTTTTCATGATCTTCGTCACGAAGCGACCAGTCGCCTTTTCGAGAGGCCGGGATGGGGAATAATGGAGGTGGCTAGTGTCACCGGTCACAAAACCCTTACTATGCTGAAACGCTATACCCATCTACGCGCTGAGGATTTGGCGGTGAAGATGGGATAGCCATTTCCTTTTAGCCTCATTTTTTACACTTTACACCGCCCTTATCAGTTGTTATACTTGTTATACAAAAAGCATCGATAAGGAGGACGAAAATGCTTGCGGTAAGACTTGAACAGGAATTGGAAGCCGAGCTCACAAAGCTTGCCGTCGCAACTGGACGCAGCAAGAGCTACTATGTAAAAGAGGCGTTGACCTCTTATCTTCAGGATCATGCAGATTATCTGCTTGCTCTTGCTGCCTTGGAGCGGCAAGAGCCGCGCACCAGTCTTGCTGATGTGAGGAAAGAACTTGGCTTGGCGCGTTGAATTTCTTGAGAGCGCCAAACGGCAGCTAAAAAAGATCGACAGGGCTTGGCAAGAGAAGATATTGGATTATCTTGAGGATGAGATTGCCATATTGGACGATCCTCGCACACGGGGAAAAGCCTTGGTTGGCGACAAACGTGGCCTCTGGCGATATCGAGTAGGGAATTATCGGATAATCTGCGATATCCAAGATGGAGATTTTGTAATTGCGGCAATCACAATCGGGCACCGGAAAGACATTTATAGCTGACCAGCAGACCTTGGCGAAATTATTTTTTCAGGTGAATAATGATTGATATTCTTGGTTATATTAATTTTGGTTATTGGGTTTCATCTGTATTA
Proteins encoded in this window:
- the relB gene encoding type II toxin-antitoxin system RelB family antitoxin, with translation MLAVRLEQELEAELTKLAVATGRSKSYYVKEALTSYLQDHADYLLALAALERQEPRTSLADVRKELGLAR
- a CDS encoding type II toxin-antitoxin system RelE family toxin → MAWRVEFLESAKRQLKKIDRAWQEKILDYLEDEIAILDDPRTRGKALVGDKRGLWRYRVGNYRIICDIQDGDFVIAAITIGHRKDIYS